aaggtTTAAAACTACGGTCTGTATGATCTGAGTTTAGCTTATTCTGAATCACATATTTTAATgggcactttgaaaatatttcattcttttgtccaaaatttgaaatatttaattcgacgataatattttaatgaaagatACGCTATGAAATCATGATAcgcaattttgaaaacaatccGTATTCCGTCTGTAGActgcattttattaaaattggtatgTTTTTAAAGTCACGAAACATTTAGATATAGAACTTTAATTAATCATTCATTTTAAACACGGTGTagtcacaaaaataaataattaacttttgtgATAAAGGCTTTTGTTTTACTTTGTTGTGAGTGAGTCAGCTTCAAAGACATTCAAAGTAGGGTAAATAGGTAGAGAAAGGGTGAAGTGAGTTTGTTATATATGAGTTTATACTTTTCTATCATAAACATTTAGTCAATGATTAAATTTCCCTACAGTATTATAAATTCTGTATGCagataatacataaaatactgAATGTTTCATCATtttctatgtattcatttaatTCAAAGGTCTTTCCTAATGGCAACGTGCGTTTAGGTATTTGAAGGTAGGTAAATAGAGGTAAAATTccgaaattgaattttgaatttgcacacttaaattttgcgattttaaaaaaatgttatttattttagccgaagaaaattaaaaagcctTTCAAAgtgaaagaattttattatgagaTATAAAAATGGGAAAACCCATATGATAGCcagaaaatttagattttaaactaaaaatctgaattattattttctttatcgtTCCACATCTCCGTGTCTTatctaatttttatgttttatgactTCAAGTTTAGATTCATTGAGCATTAAAATTGTCTACACTGCAGCACTAAAAATCTATGATGACAAGTTTGCATATTCATTTCCGTTTTCGTAAATCAagcgaaaatcaaaatttaaatatccacttgttaaaatttttcaaaatatattttttaaatttttttttattaaagtaattttttttttattaaaacaaaaatatattagttcTCCCATCATTATTCAACAAACTCACGGTATAAACTGAAAGgctaataattttctttaagtgcttattgttttaaattgtataaagtTAAATggtgtatttttatattgttttcataCCTGTGCATCAATGAATAAACGGCGCATTAATAGCGCCATCCTCCACTTGTACCgccataaattttacaatattcatCGTTGGGcgttttaatttctcttttaaacgcatttattttcatttactatttttaagcACTCATAAATCACTTCTTTTTGTGTGACCACCTgaaaaagaggaaaattttatttgtaattaattcaattgttgaataaaaaaaaaagtttgaatatttaaaagaaaaattttaaaagctttgtaaactaaattaattataggGGAAAGTATAATATAGAAAACGATCTTAATATCTGGAACCtttagaaaacttttaattcatataaaacttttcattttctattacgcatacaattaattaattatgaaattggATTCAAGAATAAAAATCCAGAGGGATCCAGAAAGTTGAAAAAGATGTTGATAGTGTAGTCATTTAGACGTATACattgttgtaaaaattagaaaagttgcTAGATGACCAGATATAATTAACGTGCCATGTTCAATGTCAAAAAAGACCCGGAGAGTATGTTATATTATGAACCACTCTATAATACCTTCTAATATTTAGACTAAAAGTTGAGACTATATATCGTGTTTAGATTCTGATAACAATGCCTCTTAATTGAGCATGCCCATTTTAGCTTTGGTGGTGGCCGTTCCATAgggttaaaaatgaaagaaGAAAAATCCATAACTCAGACTGGCATTTTTGAGGTGACGCAAGCTCATGGTGAAATTTtggtaatacaaaaaaatcgaaCAAACCACTCGTTCTCGAAATCACAATTCtgagaggtttttttttttctaattggcAAAAGTTGGTGgatctaaaaatttgtttcgcaGCTTTTTATATCTGacactagaaaataaaaaggcCAATTACGCATCcataaattcttttaatggTGGAAATGCAAATCAGTTATGCAGGATATTCATTCTAATTATGTaccatacatttatttgcgctcccaccatatctATTAAACatgtgaaaaacatttttatatatatatatttttttagacaattttatggaattttttagGCACTTAGACTGAGGGAAAAGGCAGGGTTcacattttttgtcttttttatgtgcataattttcttgaaaacagaAATGTTAGTAGTTGCTAATGTGTTAGTAGATTTTGCTAAAAACTTCAATaccaaatcgaaaaatttaatttatttttctataacagCTTTTCACACTGAGAAAATGAACTCATCCTACTGCTTATAGAGTTGATTATCTCATCTGTCCTTGCCATTGATTTGTAAAAAACGTTTACACTTCGTATCCCCTTACTtaggtaattttttgtttttatcagtATCTTATCACCATTTCACCATATACAatgtataaacatttaaaaacaatttttaaagatgTGACAAATGTTCAAACAAATCGTCGTCACACCCCCAAGAAACTGAGTCATGATGTAATTATTCATGTAATAATGTGTGGTGTGTTTGTAGAGATCGatttaaacaaaacatacatacaaaacatatttaaaataccaCAAATGCTTTGTATgattacaacaaaatatttcagtTGAAAATATGGATGAGAGAGACAGATGAGATTTTGTTTGGGATGTTCAGTTcaatataagtttaaattatttataccgtGTGTAATTCGACGCATTGGACCACAAATATGTTGTCAATGTTTCTCTCTGTAGTTACACCTAGCTTTACAATCAGTCAGCAAAATTGTTGGTAGTATTTTAGAAGTGCATAGTTACATGCtaacatgtatataaaaaaaatgcgcCTTATAGTTGTTTTAAAGGCATAGCCATGTCATAAGCTAAAGAATACGCTtgttgattgaaattttttttgcacgggctgaaaagtgaagttggtttgtGAAAATCTCTAGAattacgcaaaatatgaacgtttaataTTACTAATCAAATATAGAGGAAGATGTAGCTTAGTCATCATAAAGGAACATATAAagctttgttttgctaaaaggagatgggcaatcaatctttgaatgctcattacttcttaattttttaattaattttaatttcattttcaaattttgtcatggtatcaagtctagttttacatttttatgcaaaatatgacAAATTCAACATCAGACAACTACCGTATTGATGCAGCTTATTGTCAACTCTAAATCTATGCAAATAGAGAAGCCAGAATCATAAGTACAGAGTGCGGACTCAGGATGTTCTAATTTACTAAGATAGCCAAGTTGGAATTAAATATATAGCGCCAAAGGAGGTAAAATAAGGTTTAGTGATGAGATGTCGAGAGGCATTATCCTGCACACGCAACAGGAAAGTCTGCCTATATAGGATTATTTGAAGGGAAACATCGACACTTAGACTGAGAAGATTAGTTGCATAACAGATCCATGCAAAGGTTTTTGACTAAACGGTGCTGAAGGCTTTCAGATCAACATATGTCAGCAGTGCGAATCAGGTTCTTTAACCACACCGAGCTTAACCAATGAATGTCTATTTGTCTATCTGTCGGTCTTATTGTAGCTGTAAAATGGATTCGGAGAATTTAATGAGGGTTGTTCTAAAATTGAAGACTAGTTTAATTAGTTTGATGATCAATCTATTAACCAAATTtgtctaaaatttatatatttttttggtatttgcgaaagaaaaaattgaatgttaCCGTGTAAAAAGACCTTAGTATTTGATATATAAAACTAACCTCACTATTCTATTTGTTTATTGCATATTTcatagagagaaaaaaaaaactttccccatttatacacatacatacaaaatggTTTTTACCCTCCTGATGAAAAAGAGACGCGCGCGAAAATGCAATAATATAAGTGCATTGCCCCTCGTTATGTTTGTAAATATACAGATCGTCTCAACAATATGGGCCACCCTTCATACTTACATATGTAccatataacatatatacacacatatacttTTCGTTTACCTAATTCTTTCCTCGGTTAGGTATCGCCTTCAGCTCAATTACTAACTACTTATAAACATTTAGTTAACGTTATATAAACTCATgttaaaagctaaaaatatacaaacatcATTTTCTTTGAATTGTAATTTAGAAAACGAGATATGTTTATGAACTTTactctgtatattattattattatttaataaagggtaaaaaaaaatgataaaagtaaGCATGTGAGTATCCTGAAGGAactttgaaagtaaaatataattttatagctcTACTCAGTTGTAACAAGTTTAATAACTACGCGTTAAtgaaaaatatcgtaaaaaatatcatttattttttctgtcaatttacaatttttacaaatttttctccAGAGACTacgaattattttgtttatattaaagaaTTCTATAAATGATGCTCTATCCTAGTGAATGTatactatttcaattttttttctcttttcctTTTGGTACTATCATTTGTTGTGTCTTGTTAGTATCTAAGATAGTATCTAAGTAAAAACAAAGAACGACATCAAAACTGtcaatgttttcttaaaaacaatgcCTGGGTTGTCCACTTCAATGATAGTATACAAACGCATGCCTGTGATAATGTTTTAATACCAGTCAAAGACGCGGTCCTATCAGTCATTTCCCACCAACATACGGCCTTTTGATCTGAATGAGAGGCGAGATGCAAgcctccaaaaattttaataattccgaGGGGGCTAATTCGATGTATCTGCATTGCGAAACATGCACAGAGAGGTAACGATGGACCAATCTACAGGAAATGATGGACATATCTCATTCAGAGGTTAAATATATACCCATCcccaaataaaataatcatggaTTTCATGTAAGACAACATTTGATCCAACTGCAACTTCATATATTCATGTTTCTCAATAAAGAGAAACAATCCTGAGATCATCAGAAATCTAGCAGACTGAAATATAAACGCTAATTTTGACTAAATAAATCACTTAGgtttaaaccaaataaaaactttttaatttaaaagataaaaagggaaaaaatgTATACTACAGAGTGGAACTTTTTCACTACAGATAGGGTGCTCTAAACGTtaggttatattattctatggcTCTAAACTACAACCAATAACATTGACAGATAACCAACAAGAATAGAGGGTACACAATGCGTCACTATGTATGTAACTATTCTTCAATATTATTTCGTTTTGTTCGCCCTCATTATTATTCGCATTGCATGATGCTTTACTTGTTTCTAATACCTAAcgtgtattataattattattactttacaCGAACACAAGAGAAAGTAAAGTGAAGCCATTCAAGTATTTATAGAAAGAtaaatcaaattgttttttattttattttagttatatttcTATCCTATATCTCATTATGAATTTACGGAATCATCAAAAAAACACTTCTATGACTTTTTATTGATcaaaaaagatataataaattctattaaattgtctttttttgcAATGAAAGAGGGATTTTAGTTGTCATCTTTAATTATTCGCTTAAGGTTATTAAGATTTAACTTTAAATCACTTATACCTACCAATTGTAATTTTGCTGTAGTTAGTAAAACTCGAATGTCTAATTAAGTTTGCAGGAAGGTCATTAAGTTTATAGGCTAatggattttaattaaaagctaAAGCTTTCTtgaaaagctaaaaaaataggaaattatGAACCTTAAACCAAAAGTATTAGAATAATTGCGATTACGCTTTCCCATTCTAGGGCAAAACATAATTTCGACGAACATATTACGATTTCGTATCTTTCACTCCTCTAATTCATGACCCAACCTactaaagaaaacattttcactTTACCATTTATCATATGTGTACCCTCTACTTGCAGCTTGACACGTCTGACGAATTTCTTACCGAAAAGCTAATCTTATCTTTCTAATCCCTCTAGCAATATCCGTCATGAAATCGGTAACTATTCGTGTCTAACAaactcaaaaaatcaaattttaagctCTTCGTGAATAATGTCGTTTACAGAATTCAAATTTGACCTTAGTTAGATCCTTAACACcttatgttattgttattgtgaattcttccataaggtactgtgtttcgcaattctaaaataaaataattcaaaattttgtcccGCAAGAGgtcccaaaactgtgtttatttgATTAAGGGATTCTGAACTAGCAATTACcgcaaaaaaatgaacattcaccgtacttgctAAACGGTTTAACATATTAAAATGTGTTTAGCgcaaaatacaaacatttatctaaatttatttgtaacaaaacatATCGtacaatataaaacaaaaaaagcaaaactaaattaataaagaCAAGCGGCAATCATGTACAAAACAACTAgtacaatcaaatttttaatttaatccatCAATATTTTCgccaaaaattttactataaaattttttaaaattatttcgaagaTCATCTGCGTTTTCGGAATTATCTAATGTTTctaattgattttgtatttcttttaaatcaccaatcactttttttttgttggtgtttaACTGAATATTGAAATGTAAGTTATTGAgttttttggtattttgtttGTCATTGTCATCAATCTTTTTTAACTTGTCACTTTCCATCTCATCAGTATTCTTATTCTTAAATGATCGATCTACAACCAATCCACTTGATGAGTTTGATGATAGATCGTCACCAGCTTcaggtacaatttttttctttttctcttcagttttacttaatttttctgGCATATTAGATTCGCCATTACCATGATTAGTTGTACATAAATCTTTCAATTTTCTGGAAGAAGAACCACCCATCATTTgggaatacaaattattatctgTCGtaacattatttgaatttacGTTAGTTAAAAActtcgattttttattattagaacaAATAGTTAAATCATCTTTACCATGGATCTTTCGTAAAATTGGTGGAACACTACTAGCTCTCACTGGTAGTTTAGATTTTGACGAAGAATTAAGTGATTCGCCACcatattttgatggtaaatccaataaattaatttgtgatTCAGTGTTATCAGTTATTTCACATGAATCGGGATTGTTTTCTGATTGAGGGGCCAAATTATCATGACTTTCCATTTCAGAATCTTTTATACTCAACATTGAGCTTTGAACACTTTGAAGACTTGGACtcgattttataacattttttgaacaaaatcctCGTGTTGTTTCTTCAAGTGAATCAATGTGACAATTTAATTTACTCAATAATTCAcctgtttcaattattttcgttGTATGCCCAACTTTATTCGGACCAAACACTGATTGTAGGGCTTCATTTGATGAACAGTTACGTAATCGTGTTGCCGAATTGGAAGTTTGACagttatcaattaatttttttatagtttgttcATCGTCACTAGCTCCGTTTACATCGACTACCACATTATTATTGTTTCTTGTTTTATTAACCACATTCTTGTCTACTAAAATATCACGTATTCgcgaattattaaatttatccgCTATTTGCTTagctaaatttataaaatacatatcatTCATTATAGTTTTATCTTTGTTTCGCTCAAGTGATGGTTTCTGTAATTAACAATCAAATACAAACACCAAAAAATGAAGtaagattaattatttttattttatatgttcacagagttttaacaaattttttagtcaCCTTATTTAATCTGTAATCGCCAAAACGttcaaatatattcaataaattctttatttgaTCATCCTGTTGAAGTAATGCACCGGCTAATTTGTCAAATTTATCTTTCATTACTTCTCGATCGCTTTCCAAATCtattaaacatttgtttttattaaaattgtatccGATTTTGCGAAATTAAGTTCTTGGACATGTGTtgtaaaattccaaaatatcacCAAAAAGTACTTTTATGACAGTTTTACCTTGAATTTTAGATATcttattacaaaattctttaagagAATCaggttttttcattatattcttATCTATTTCGGGATTATTTTCTACAGCGTGAACTAACGATTGATATTCTTCCATCTGCGATTGTAATTTGTTTCTTTCTTCAATtatggtgtccattttctttactttttgtcttaattcacagacctatgtataaaataagtttaaaaataaggaATACAACAAAACACAATGCTGAGGGCGTGCCATTTTGCTCCCCGTGTGGCTCCCCATGAAGTTTTTGTTCGCAGTCTAAACCATACGTTCATAAATTTTGTGCAGGCAATTTTATGCTTATATTATCATTTTGTGCAATCACATTAATTTTACAAGCGGGAAGATCAAAGCCGGAAACAGACGTACATGCAATTTGAACAACGCATGAACAGCTTGCACACACGGTACATAAAGCTTGGTAAATGTCAGTTTTTGCTGCATGTTACGATTTTGTGTTGAATGTTACGATATTGTTACGGCTGTGAAGACTGAAGTGCGTATGTCTACTCAAGCCTGTTACTATtcaaaataaggtttttttttttagttaaaaagacacaaattttaaaactaatataagcaccagaataaaaaaaaaaacagctaacCTCATCTTCCAATATTCTCTGATTGCTGAATTTCTTTTTCAATGCTTCATTTGCATGTAATAACTCTTGGTAATCAGTTTGTAATTTGGATAAATTTAAGAGTTCATTTTCTAGATCATGTTTTTGGCGTGTTAAAGTTTCCACTTTATGTTCAAGTGCAGCACATTTACTTTGAGcatcaattaattttgattcgTTTTCTGCATAATCTTGTAGACTTTGATCTTGGTATGTTATTTTATcttgtaaaatttgattttcattcTGTAAGTCTTGTATCTGATTCAATAATTTAGTTCTTTCTTCTTTTGTCAGCCCTTTATGCAAATATACGGTAAATCAATATTGATATAGCACTTAATTAACATTCATTATATAAATTCGTTAGTCGGagctattgaaattttaatagtcttgtttgtttaaaaatttgtttttgaaaaatcctttttgaaaatttcgtttttgcATTTGATATTTTTACGCAACTTACCGCTTTCTATTGGCGCTGGTAATGTGATACTTTGTGCTTTAAGTTCTTTAGCCGTTTCTTTTAAAATCTCTTCTTCGTGatttaatttgcttattttttcttttaacattttttgatcattGCGAATGTTTGACATTTCCAGACAGAGCTTAGCCTTTTCCCTTTCAACTGACAATAAATAACTACCATTTAGGCGTTGTTCAACAggtaattgataaatataatccactgataaaataaaattacaattaaaaaatgtatataaaggcTCATATACAATGTgctaattatgtataaaattaaaattctatacCTAAAGAATTCCGTTCCTCTTCAATAG
The Chrysoperla carnea chromosome 4, inChrCarn1.1, whole genome shotgun sequence genome window above contains:
- the LOC123298747 gene encoding reticulocyte-binding protein 2 homolog a-like; translation: MDYDSVNYNIEETNTELANYGSWSFMTVEGHSSNVVIRLNNTKNANKTDLDAYGDDGDCLSSTSSTSGFSLHHDDTEPSSLLEVIDDKNKEIHQLKRINYNQKLQLNYYLKKSLINDTIATLGRSINLNALEEYDAINFSMARFNKANNRKSRILRAYEKLNSLDSKISHLLKRQENLLRKVTLDVLNASAERSLATANNKNSNHDKENKNGDGEFVSYVSQLDAFSKLLATTLSVKRELEHIKNYSMRIITIEEERNSLVDYIYQLPVEQRLNGSYLLSVEREKAKLCLEMSNIRNDQKMLKEKISKLNHEEEILKETAKELKAQSITLPAPIESGLTKEERTKLLNQIQDLQNENQILQDKITYQDQSLQDYAENESKLIDAQSKCAALEHKVETLTRQKHDLENELLNLSKLQTDYQELLHANEALKKKFSNQRILEDEVCELRQKVKKMDTIIEERNKLQSQMEEYQSLVHAVENNPEIDKNIMKKPDSLKEFCNKISKIQDLESDREVMKDKFDKLAGALLQQDDQIKNLLNIFERFGDYRLNKKPSLERNKDKTIMNDMYFINLAKQIADKFNNSRIRDILVDKNVVNKTRNNNNVVVDVNGASDDEQTIKKLIDNCQTSNSATRLRNCSSNEALQSVFGPNKVGHTTKIIETGELLSKLNCHIDSLEETTRGFCSKNVIKSSPSLQSVQSSMLSIKDSEMESHDNLAPQSENNPDSCEITDNTESQINLLDLPSKYGGESLNSSSKSKLPVRASSVPPILRKIHDNNLYSQMMGGSSSRKLKDLCTTNHGNGESNMPEKLSKTEEKKKKIVPEAGDDLSSNSSSGLVVDRSFKNKNTDEMESDKLKKIDDNDKQNTKKLNNLHFNIQLNTNKKKVIGDLKEIQNQLETLDNSENADDLRNNFKKFYSKIFGENIDGLN